From Echeneis naucrates chromosome 7, fEcheNa1.1, whole genome shotgun sequence, one genomic window encodes:
- the cav4b gene encoding caveolin-2, whose amino-acid sequence MVSDDCLVECKINDSSDEDDGGGEQINTPPPPPEFASKVPTPVPKPLTPPTAPATPTPTHQVNRDPNGINKHLQLEVSDVLAEPVTPRSMDKVWLYSVTGFERARIWTYRGLTLLLAVPFALLCGIFLALLACLHVWFVVPCIQLSNTFLPCLRSLCICAVNVFISPFCTSFALCCSQIALSLSNKEWHQMSDKEGVQV is encoded by the exons atggtgagtGACGACTGTTTGGTCGAGTGTAAAATCAACGACAGCAGTGACGAAGATGACGGAGGAGGGGAGCAGATaaacactcctcctcctcctccagagtTTGCATCCAAAGTTCCAACCCCAGTGCCCAAACCTCTGACCCCGCCCACAGCCCCTGCAACTcccacacccacccaccaaGTCAACAGGGACCCTAATGGCATCAACAAGCACCTCCAG TTGGAGGTCAGTGATGTGCTGGCAGAACCTGTCACACCTAGAAGCATGGACAAAGTGTGGCTGTACAGTGTCACTGGCTTTGAGAGGGCTCGAATCTGGACATACCGTGGTCTCACCCTGCTCCTCGCTGTGCCTTTCGCTCTCCTCTGTGGCATCTTCCTGGCCCTTCTCGCTTGTCTACATGTCTG gTTTGTGGTTCCTTGCATACAGTTGAGCAACACCTTCCTCCCCTGTCTCCGGTccttgtgtatttgtgctgtgaatgttttcatCTCTCCCTTTTGTACTTCTTTTGCACTGTGCTGCAGCCAAATTGCACTCTCTCTTTCTAACAAGGAGTGGCATCAAATGAGTGACAAAGAGGGTGTACAAGTGTGA
- the fam50a gene encoding protein FAM50A, with amino-acid sequence MAQYKGAASEAGRAMQLMKKREKEREQLEQLKQKIAEDNMVKSNIDKKFSAHYDAVEAELKSSTVGLVTLNDMKAKQEALVKEREKQLAKKEQSKELQLKLEKQKEKKRKEEQKRKIASLSFNPEDEDDDEEENEDDPDYIPAKKKLGKNPDVDTSFLPDRDREEEENRLREELRQEWELKQEKIKSEEIEITFSYWDGSGHRKTVKMKKGNTIQNFLQRALEVLRKDFSELRSAGVEQLMYIKEDLIIPHHHSFYDFIVTKARGKSGPLFSFDVHDDIRLVNDATVEKDESHAGKVVLRSWYEKNKHIFPASRWEPYDPEKKWDKYTIR; translated from the exons ATGGCACAGTACAAAGGAGCTGCCAGTGAGGCGGGAAGAGCCAtgcagctgatgaagaaacgagagaaagagagagagcagctcgAACAGCTGAAGCAGAAGATCGCTGAG GACAACATGGTCAAGTCCAACATTGATAAGAAATTCTCAGCTCACTATGATgctgtggaggcagagctgaagTCCAGCACAGTGG GTCTGGTGACACTGAATGACATGAAGGCGAAGCAGGAAGCGCTggtaaaggagagagagaaacagctggCCAAAAAGGAGCAGTCAAAGGAACTCCAGCT CAAACtagaaaagcagaaagagaagaagagaaaggaggagcagaagaggaaaaTTGCCAGTTTATCCTTTAATCCtgaggatgaagatgacgatgaggaagaaaatgaagacgACCCGGACT ACATTCCAGCTAAGAAGAAACTGGGAAAAAATCCAGATGTGGACACAAGTTTCCTTCCTGATCGCGACAGAGAG gaggaggagaatcgTCTCAGGGAGGAACTCAGGCAGGAGTGGGAGCTCAAACAGGAGAAGATTAAGA GTGAGGAGATTGAGATTACATTCAGCTACTGGGATGGTTCTGGACATCGTAAAACTGTAAAG ATGAAGAAAGGTAACACCATACAGAACTTCCTGCAGAGGGCCCTAGAGGTTCTCAGGAAGGACTTCAGTGAGCTCAG GTCAGCTGGTGTGGAGCAGCTGATGTACATCAAAGAGGATCTGATAATCCCTCAT CACCACAGTTTTTATGACTTCATTGTCACCAAGGCAAGGGGCAAATCTG GTCCGCTGTTCAGCTTTGATGTCCATGATGACATTCGACTTGTGAATGATGCAACGGTGGAGAAAGATGAG tctCACGCAGGTAAAGTTGTGCTAAGGAGCTGGTATGAGAAGAACAAACACATCTTCCCTGCCAGTCGATGGGAGCCATACGACCCCGAGAAGAAATGGGACAAATATACA attcgATGA